GGTCATTCATTCCAATTGGTATTTTTGCCAGGGCCTCCGGCTTTTAAACATCTGACCGTCTTAGACAGCAGCGTTGTGAGTCAACAAATTCTGAACGAGTCTTTCTAATCCCCCTTGTGATCCTTTTGAAAATAAACGGAAGATCTCTCACCGGCCCTGAAACTCCAACTGCCATGTACTAAACACACAAGTAATTTTTCGAGAACTTTTCCGGGGTATAAACAGAGTATGTGTTTATCAGTgacttacagttttctttttcccataaaTCGAAGCATCAAAATCAACACTATCATATCTAATTCTGTAACACTTAAATACCCAAGGAGGTAACAATGACACTTCCAACTGGCAGATTTTGTCCCGGAGCCCATGTTAGCAAAGACAACTAACTAACATCCATGGTCTATTAGCTGCAAGGAGAAGGGAGCTTGGTCATTTAACGAGTAAGTGACACATGTGTTGAGTCATCTCTCAAAGGTGGAACCAGCCACTAGGGAACCAGATGGAAAATAGGGAatgagtcagcacagagctggtgttCTTTGGGGGGTGAAAagagggaggcacctgggtggctcagtcagttgagcgtccgacttcggctcaggtcacgatctcacggttcgtgggttcgagccccacgtcgggctctgtgccgacagcaggaagcctgcttggaattctctctctccctctctctgcccttccctgctctcactctcgctctctctctccccctctcaaagtaaataaatgaacattaaaaaaaaaagaaagaaagaaagaaagaaagaaagaaagtatatttttagaTGCAAACCGAGAGttcatttttgttactatttcttTATACATGACCGGCCCAGCAAAACTTGATGATTCATGCTGCTGATCTCCACGTTTGCCCTTTGGTCACACGCACGGTGTACTCACCATGAGGAAATACCCAATAAGCATAACAGGCATTAAGAGGATAATGAGTAGGTAATCAAAGAAGGTGAATTTCTTCTTCACAGCATAATGCAAGCAGTTTCTCTGtttctgaaaattaagaaaaggatTCCTCATTAATATTTGTCTcaaatttcatattttcagatTACTGCATCAAAAAGTTtcgtttctggggcgcctgacGGGCTCGGTCGGTAGAGCGCGTGACTTCTGATGTCGGGgttatgagtctgagccccacattgggcagtGGAACTTAATTAACCTTTAGAATATGTGCATTTTtccatgccttttaaaaatggtaaacatAGGCCTCTAACGGCTTCATGACTTTCTACTGAATGGAGCTATTCTAGTTTATTTAACCAAACCCTATCTGTTGGACATTTCAAGTTTTtagctttctgtttttataaattatgcTGCCAGAACATCTCCATTCATAAGGCTTTGTCAACATTTCTAAATTTGTCTTTAGCCAAAGTTTCTCAAAGTGTAATTGCTAACATGAAAGGTGTGAATGCTTTTTGTATTGTGCTAAACTGTGCTCGGGTACAATAACGATTTAAACTTCCTTcctgaggcacccgggtggctcagtcggttgggcgtccgacttcggctcaggtcctgatctctcagtctgtgaattccagccccacgtcgggctctgtgccgacggctcggagcctggagcctgcttcggattctgtgtctccctctctttctgcccctcccccattcgttccctctctctctctttctctctcaaaaataaacattaaaaaaattttaaactttcttcccGATCaacccttgattttcttttttaatcctgCTCAGTCTGACAAGCCAAAAAAAGAGCGTATTTATGGTTTAATTTAATGTGCTCTCCAGAGAATTGATGGTCTCTATTAGGTGCATGCGTGTGAATTACCCAcagagctttttgttttattttcaggcCTTTGTTTATAGGACGTCTGAAAATGACTCCTGAACATAAATTTAAGACACGAAAAGGCACCGGTTAAGTTATTAACGTGCAAAGATTAGTGTTTGggaaagattaaatatttaaaaaccattaacCAGAGGATCCCTGCAGGCTGGCTGAGGTTCTCCGCCTTCTCGGCCCCATCCCTGTGCTGTCCGACATCACCCTCCCCCAGCTTCCAAATGAGCACGTCCCCCCGACAGAGGATGTGAACCCACGGACATCTGCCTTCGCCACTCCCACTCACCACAAGCCCACACACCTGGCCCTCCAGCTGTGTGCAAGGGAGACGGCGTCACGGTCCACGAAGCTGCATCGCTGTCACATTCGGTGCAGGCATGCCTTGCTTTTAAGCCCAACCAAGCAAAAAATAGGAAGTACCAGCAAGAAGGCCCGGTAGCGATCCATTTGCTGATAATACGCGATTGCTCCAGAGGAGCTGGTGTTGATACTGACTCGGAAGGGGGTAAGCGGGGCCCCGACAGGCTGTGTTTTCCTCACTCCGTGTATGTGAGTGGAAACAGAGCGTTCGTAAGTATTACAAATAATGACTttttatatttactgagtgtACTTTAAATGCTGTCTTTACTCGGATGCAGACACTGGCCGTTCCAAGGTGCTCCGAAAGAGATGTTCGCAGCAATACACTTGTGTTCCGCTCGTCCTTGATTCTTGAGGGTTCCGTCAGCTAACACTGCATCTTTAAGTACaatctttctgcctctctgtgtggCTTCAAGGAGCCTCTGGTTCGTGACCTTGTTTGTCCTTGGCAAATACCTACCTGGCCTTCTTCAATCCTATGAGCGAACAGTAGGATCTCCCGGAGAACATTGACCCAGTAGGTAAAAACCTCATGAAATAGCACCACCAGGTCAGCATTTCTTTTCCAGGAAATCTTTCCTATTCCTTCTGGAACcatgaggaggaggagcagggagagggaagcaggaaggcagggaaaagcatgaggaggaagaggaaaggaaagagagagctcTAACtagtcaaatgaatgaatgaaggaatgaatgaacctTTCTTTTCAGAAGTACAAGGACATAATTAACCATAATTATCAACCTGCTGATTGAACTATGATTTATTTTGGCTCTTTAGCCTGATAGAATAGTATGTGTTAGTCCctttaaagtaaagaaaaaaaaaattggtatcaGGAGCTACAAGCAACGAGAAAATGGCACATCCTCGACTGCTAGGAGGAGAAAAGATTACCACAGTCAATTGCTGTCTCCACTCATGTGTAATGGCCTACCTGGTTTTTGAGGTTCACGTCAGCATTTCTTTTCAAGAGGAAGGAAACGATTCTCAGGTGCCCCCGGCGGCAAGCACAGATCAGGGGGGTGTCTCCATTAAAGCCATCTTGCACATTGATACGGTTTCGGTCCTCTCTCACCCAGCGCCACACTTGTCCAAAGTCGTTCTGATAGGCCGCCTGGCAGATGGGCTAAGAGGGGAAAACCACAAGCAGGTCCTGAAATACCGGCATAATGAAGCCCCCCGGGAGAGAGAAATCACCACCCGATAATTTAAAACTCAAGTCTTTCCCAATCGTGagacagtaaaaccttggcttgcGAGTAACCTGTTCCGTGAGGGTTCCACGAGACGAGCAAGAATTTCTGACAACTTTTCACTTGATAAAAGGGCGATGTCTTGCAACGCGAGTCGTACATGACAccgaatgtcacgtgatcacaactgagccgatGGTTCTTGAAGTTCACTTTGAGAGACAAccgctttggattacaagcatgtttctggaacgaattgtGCTCGCAaagcaaggttttactgtgtatcGCTTTGTACATGAGATTTTTGGTCTCCATTATGCCGAGCCTTAAATCCAGAACAAGCCCAAGTCCACGAGGAACCTCTCAACGATTTCCTGAATTGCTTGGCACACGGATGCGTTCACGGAATGAGTGAACAAGTGGAAGCAATATTGCAGATTTAACTCGGCGGGGAAGAGTGTGCTCACGGATGGATGACGCCTGTCAGAGAGGCAGGATTTCACCGAATATAGAGTAGGTGCATCGGAGGAATTTAGGGCAGCACTAGATGATCAAACAAAGACATATGGCGCCCTGTGCTCCAGGAAACCAGCCCAGTGGAAAAGACCCATTTTAGACAAATAATACGTAAATAACAAATGACATCATTGATTGGATCCGAtgctttttatttagaaagtgtCCTAAGGGGCTTTGCAAAGCATCATGGGAGCTTGACAGCAAGACCTAAGCTGACCTCCTCCCCTTGCCCactttcccccacctccttctggACCTGTCTTCTGTTTTCAATGCTTCATGTTTGGTTTCTTCCATCTGGGCCCCGCCCTTACTGCTTCCTCTGCACAAAAcacctttccccctctctgctcacCTGGCCGCCTCTGGCCCATCCCTCGTGTCGTCACTTAAGTTTTACTTTACCCGGTCTTTGCTGACTCCAGCCCTGTGTCACAGCAACTGACGTAACTGTCCACTCTTGTCTTAATTCTGTATAATCGCGCGCTGCAGGCCAGCACGAATCGGGAGGGGTTGAGGCAGCATGGAGTGCGGGAAGGCACTGGCTGCCAGCTTCGTGCGGATAGAGGCTATACTGTTCCACGTAATGTTTGAATTTATTCCATTCATACCCCCAGTATGTAACACAGcactggcacatggtaggcaaaTACTAAATATTCTCAGACTGATTTTAATTAGAgagtgtgagaaaaaaaaaggcacttagAATCACACCTGGCATGCTCAACTTATGGAAATTATTATTACTGCTTATTCAGTCGTTCTGTAATTTGGCGACAAGGTCAGACCTCTGCTGTGTCCCAGTCACAGTTGCCGGGGACAGGTGTACAAAATACTCTCAACCATGCAAAATGTACTTACCGGTTGGGAATATagcgtgagcacacacacacacacacacacacacacacgttcaacAATGCGAAAACAATGTTAAAGAAGCATAGATTGGAGTAATGAGCACCAGTAAGAAAGCTGAGTGGTACGTTTGCTAAGCAATTCATGTTTCTAACATAGCCAAATATCATAATCAGTGAGCttttaaaagtaagattttttttaatgtttatttatttttgagggagagcacgtgcacgcaagcagaggaggggcagagagagagagggagaccgaacCCCAAGAGGCTTtgcactgtgagcgcagagccccgatgcagggctcaaactcgccaactatgagatcatgacctgggccgaaatcaagagctggatgctcaaccaactgagccacccaggcacctcaaaagtAAGAtactttaacaaaatttttttgacatttatttattaaaaaaattttttttaacgtttatttatttttgagagaaagagacagagcatgagtgagagaggggcagagagaaagggagacacggaactggaagcaggctccgggctccgagctgtcagcacagagcctgacgcggggctcgaactcacggaccgcgagatcatgacctgagccgaagtcggacgctcaaccgactgagccacccaggcgccccaatagtaaTATACTTTTAAACCCAAGGCCCCACTCACGAAAGAAACATCCCAGAGGCAAGTCGGCTCAATAGCAGATAAGAGGCAAAGTTCTGTGCCCCCAAAAGAATTGGGCATGGTACAGGGGTCCAAAATGCAGTAGAAATGCCCAACCACACAACCCCCCTTCCACTACCCTGAGGTCATCCCGTGCCTAGGCCTCGTCACCAGCTGGGCTCAGCAGCGTCTCCGGGTTCTGTGGGGTGACGTGCAAACGACCAGAGCGTTCGAAAGGACGCGTTTGCTGTCAGCAGACTGGGTTATAGTCCTGACGGTGCAACTAGCCGCCTGGCGACCGTGGACAAATCTCTCCCCCTCGTGCATCTTGGTGTCCTCAGTCACGAGACGAAAGAATGAGGCGAACGTCCATTTCGTCATCACACCCTGTGACCGCCACCCTCCAGGCTCTCCCCAGCCAACGCATCTGCCCCATCCACTGCGAGGTGGTGGGGAAGTCCTTTCGAAGCGCAAATAC
This genomic stretch from Prionailurus bengalensis isolate Pbe53 chromosome D2, Fcat_Pben_1.1_paternal_pri, whole genome shotgun sequence harbors:
- the ANKRD22 gene encoding ankyrin repeat domain-containing protein 22, which gives rise to MGILYSEPICQAAYQNDFGQVWRWVREDRNRINVQDGFNGDTPLICACRRGHLRIVSFLLKRNADVNLKNQKQRNCLHYAVKKKFTFFDYLLIILLMPVMLIGYFLMVSKTKQNEALVRMLLDAGIDVNATDCYGCTALHYACEMKNQNLIPLLLEAHADPMIKNRRGETSLDIARRLKFSQIESMLRKAS